GCAATGAATGTCCCTGTGGAGTTCCATAAACCGCATGTGGCTGCCTTCTATAAGGCAGCAGGTGTACCGGTAAAACATGTATGCGCTGGTTTCCCCATAACCCCAGACGCCTACGCTCCCGTCGGGACGAAGTTGGATGTCCGGCATTTTAAACCTGGACAGGAGGTAACCATTACATTTCAAAACACTGACTATGGCTTCCGTGGTGTTATGTTCCGTCATGGTTTTGACGGAGGTTATGTGTGGCTTGGAGACTCCAGATGGCAGCGTCGCCCCGGAGCCATGGGTACGGAAGGGCAGAAGCGCATTTACCCCGGACACCGCATGGCAGGGCAAACTGGTGCAGCTGCTGAAACTTACCAGGGTGTTCCTGTATGGCGCATCGATTACAAAAACTCTCTTATTTATCTGCCAACGTTACTGGATGCAGATGTTGGCACGTACGTAAGATTTAGCGATACTATTAATACGAAGGGACTTACACTGTGGAATGAGCACCGTGGTCTCCCAGCGTTCCCAACCTTTATTCCTCCAGAGGATGAAGATTTATCCAAGTTGGCAACAGATGAATGTCAACTAAAGAGTCCGCCACTTTATATGTACTTCCGTGATGAATTCCCGGCAACACAGTTAGTATCGCAGGCAGATGTGGAGGATGCAAAGAGCGCCAAACCGGCTACCGCTcctccaaagaaaaaagtgtacGACATGAAGAAGTACTACGAGGCGCGGAAAAAGTATCGACAAAGCATGCAAAAAGCGCGGAAGTATAAGTTAATGGGGCTCCGGACGAAGGCACACGAAAAGCAAGAGGAGGCACGCCGTGCGAAAATACTGAAGTACAAACGTATGAAGTAGCTCCTCTTCATCACAGTTCTATCTCCGTCTTTGTGGTGTAGGTCCTTTTTAGAAGTGATACGTCACTTctaaaagagagaaaaaaaaaagaaaaatgtcaTTTTTTTGTCCATTAGTGCAACCACCTAATCCTTATGCTAATTTCTTTTGAATGTGCTGCACCATTGTTACATGGTACATCCCAatcctttttccccttgttgTCCTCCCCTCCTTATCGGATCTCACTGCCGTTCATAGagtattgttgttttgttggctTAACCAAATAAGGTGCAGTAAGTGGGGGGtaaatatcaaaaaaaaaaaaaatgtcgcGTGTTACCCTTTCCGCATCTCGCATGGAGAAAATAGTTAACGCATGGAGGAAAGTCCCTGATGCAGCGGAAGGTTGTTCAGTTATGTGTTGTGTATTTGGTGCGCTTACGCCTGAGACACTTGAAAACCAACGTGGGCAGGCAATGCTGCAATACCTTTTTACGTCGCTGAATACTGTGTGCAACGCTGccttgttcttttcctttgataAGCTACTGGTTGTACATTCCAACCTCAATGTTGAGCTGCCGCCCTCATCAGAGAGCTTTACCTACGCTTCTGCAACGTTGGACGAGAAGTTTGGTGAGATTCTCGCAGCATTTGTTGCTGATGCAAAAGTTGGAGTGTGTCAGAAGGAGTTGAACATACAAGAGGGTGATTTTGCACCAAAGCTAATTTCAGTCGTTCGAGAAATTGTTCCCGCTGAGCGTACGGTTGAAGTTGGACCCCTTCTGGGTGAGTTCCTTTTTGTGAAGGACGAGGCAGCACTTTCCTGTGTGGAGAAAGCGGCAGGACTTTGTAACGCTATATTCCGCCGCTCCGCCCGCGGGATGATTGAGTCGGAAATGCAAAAGAGTAATCCTAAAACGCTGAGCGCCTTGCGGGAGCAGTTAACGAAAACCCTCGAGGCACCAAACACCGTCATGGGTTTGGAAACACTTGATGTCTCTCAGTTCTCAATTGCGTCCGGTTTGACACCATGTATTATGCACCGTGGGACTTATAACCCTCAAATTAGTGTCACAGAGGTGAGTACCCAACCGCTGCGGAGTGATGTCATCGTCGTCCGATACGGATTGAAGAATTGCGGCTACACCGCTTTCATCGCCCGTACGCTCATCGCGGAACGAAATGCCCCAAGCAACGTGAAGGACGTCTACAAGTTTGTGTACAACGTAACCGAAAAACTGTTAGAGCACCTTCGTGTGGGGACGCGTCTCAGTGCCGTGCATGAAGAAGTAATGAAGTATGCAACCACTACAGACGAAGCTCTTGCAAAGCACCTTCCCAAGTCTTTGGGTTTCTCGACTGGATTGTTGGTGCTTGAGGCACGCGGGACAATATCTCAGAAAGGAACTGCAACAGTTGAAGACGGAATGGCTTTTGTAACTCGGGTTACTCTCGAAGGGGTGCCGGATGGTGAAGGCGGTACATTCGACGTGGAGCTGTCCGACACAGTCACAGTAAAAGGTGGCGCTGCACAACTTAACACCAAAACATCACGTAAGCTTGAGGAAGTCCTCTACGATGACAGTGCAGAAGAGGAAACTGCATTCGAAACAAGTGCGCGGGACTTAAATAAGATAACACGGCAAGGACAGAGTAGCGTTCCACTACTCTCGCGGGAATCGGCACGAGAGGAAAAACTCAAGACGCTTTTAAGGGAACTACATGCGGAGTTGGCCGCTGCTGGTGGGAAAAAAGCCAAAACTGCCGTCTCAGAAGAGTTTCGTACGTACGAAATTGCACGTCTTTCCTACGGCGACGTCATTCCTTACGCGAATGAAACCTCGTTCCCGGATGTGGCGCGTGGTGGTGGCATTTATGTAGACACGGAAAAGGAGGTGGCGTTCTTTCCCGTATGCGGGGGTGTGGCGGCGTTTCATGTCTCGACCATAAGTCGAGTTGACGTGAAGTTTGAAGGGAACCAAGTGGCGGGTATTTTCTCATTTCATTCGCTTCAGGAAGGAAATATCGCCTACCGTTTGAACCGCACTAAAATATTCGTCAAAGAGCTGACGTACCGTGCGCGCCGTGACATCTTCACCGATGTGAAGATTGCCATTCAGGGTATTCAGCAACGCATCAAAAATAGAGATACGGAGCGACGCCGTGTTTCATTGAATGCTGGAGGTGCTCAGCTGCAAACAGTTCCTGATGCGATTCGGCTTCCACAGGTAAAGATTCGACCCCCAGCGACAACAGGACGTTATAACAAAGAATGCATTGGAAACTTGGAGATTCATCGGAATGGATTGCGCTTTTCATATATTGGTGGGGCACCAATTGACATGCATTTTGAAAACATCAAGCATGTTATATTCCAACCCGCTGTCAATGCTGTTCGGGTTATTTACCACATCACCTTGAAGAAGGGTGTGGAGATTGCCCGGAAGAGTGTGGATGAGGTTCAGTTCGTTGCGGAGGTTATGGAAAGCAGCGAAACTGTTATGGCTGCGCGAAAAGGGTATGAAGAGGAAATTGCAGCGGAAGAGCGTGAACTTATGCGCATCAgtgacacaaacaaacaattccTGAAGTTTGCTCAGGCCGTTGAAAGGGTCAGCATGATCAAAACGCAAATACCTGCTAGCAATTTTTCCTTTGAAGGCGTTCATGCCAAGGGCTTAACAACATTCAAAGCCAATCGCGAAGTGTTATGGGCGATTATGGACCGGCCTCCGTTTACACAGCGTGTGGAGGATATCGAGGTTGTGTCGCTTGAGCGCGTTATACCTGGTGGATCCACTTTTGATGTGAACCTTATTTTCAAGGACTACAACAAACCGCCGGCGAGCATCACCACAATACCTCGTAGCAGCCTCGAGTCTCTAAAAGACTGGTGTCTTGCAGCGCGACTTTACTACATGGAGACGAGCGTTAATCCAAACTGGAAGGTGGTACTGAAAACAATTATCGAAGACGAAGATTGGGATCCGTGGAGGCCAGGAGCCGGTTGGGCAGTACTCAATGATGATTTCGAGGGAGATGAAGAAGCCTCTGAAGACTCTGATTCAGATGATTCCACTTatgttgaagaagaagatgaaacCGATGAGACGGGGAGTTCCTTTCTTGACGATGAGGAGAGTGAACCCGAGTCCAGTGACGAAGAGGACAGTGAAAGTGTGTTGAGTTGGGACGAAATGGAGCGTCGTGCGGAGCAGCATGACCGGCAGCGCGGATACGgctctgatgatgatgatcgGCCTCGCAAGAGACCCCGCACGTCTTCAGGCGCTTCCAGCAACCGAAGGCCGCATCCGCCTCCACAACTCCCAAAAAAGCAGAGTCGGTTGCCTCCTATGGGATCAGCAGTGCCGCCACCGCGCCGGTTTTAGTTAGGGTAGAGATGAAGAGGGAAATATAGAAACAATTAAACGGGCAAGAACGAGGGGGACGaaagcgttttttttttgtcttgttaaCATTACAAGAGAGAATGAAGAATGTGGTAAGTAATAGCGTTTGTGACAATCGAAACGGAAGCGGAAAGTGAAATTGAAGAGGAAATGTTCCTTTTTATCACGCCATTTCTTTCACACCTGTTGCTTGCCCTTTCGTACATCATAGAGTAAGAAACCGCTGAGGGAGCTGCCAAATGCGGTGCCTCGAAGgggcacttctttttttttaatttttgtcaGCTTCTCAgcttctttccgttttgtgGACGAACACTTCTCCTGCTGCGACACTTGTTCGGCAGCTGAAGCATCaaacgttttgtttttctttattgagCCTTTCTCCTTTTAAACTTACTCCGGGACACTGGCACACATTTCGATTATATTTTTGCGCTTTTCTTGTGAGTACTCtcgtccttttcctttcttcacctCATTCCTGTTGCGGCGGCGCATGGAGaagctcttcttttttcttttgtgggaGCTAACAAAGTGATGGAAAGAACCTTCTCGAATTTCGAACGGAAATTGATCGGGAAAGCGTTTGGCAAAGGCAGGAAAATTGCGTTGAGGTGGTTCTATTATCACTACAATTCAATcgcccacttttttttacctcttttAATTGGTGCGATGTGGTTATGCGCTTTCCGCTGCCACGCAAATGATGGTGTTCAACACGTCTTTGATGCAAcagaggggggaaactccttcttttttaaacttttttttta
Above is a window of Trypanosoma brucei brucei TREU927 chromosome 3, complete sequence DNA encoding:
- a CDS encoding ribosomal protein L3 mitochondrial, putative (similar to SP:Q9LRN8: 50S ribosomal protein L3-2, chloroplast precursor. {Arabidopsis thaliana}), coding for MRSLIAMRRRFVSGTWTIAVSTQQRHRSGSGPGDKRIRTDWYRCYPSLMREKDRDMYHCYYPYLFDHGDKMSLYPKIPENPREWQPEQLQTTYDAIREDKYDAFIRLREKFPELYQDTRAWDNPPPFGEFNMFYSVRFGMVGVKAFTCKDYDELGNQFDCTAFWFPDNQVVKHSTRNGEVGTDKVYVGAMNVPVEFHKPHVAAFYKAAGVPVKHVCAGFPITPDAYAPVGTKLDVRHFKPGQEVTITFQNTDYGFRGVMFRHGFDGGYVWLGDSRWQRRPGAMGTEGQKRIYPGHRMAGQTGAAAETYQGVPVWRIDYKNSLIYLPTLLDADVGTYVRFSDTINTKGLTLWNEHRGLPAFPTFIPPEDEDLSKLATDECQLKSPPLYMYFRDEFPATQLVSQADVEDAKSAKPATAPPKKKVYDMKKYYEARKKYRQSMQKARKYKLMGLRTKAHEKQEEARRAKILKYKRMK